The following nucleotide sequence is from Psychroserpens sp. Hel_I_66.
TACATATCATAAAAGATGGTAAGTCTTATAGACAGTCTGTAAATACAGAAATTGGCGATTACATGGGGTATTACGATGGAATTTCAGAAGCTATTTTAAATAATAAGGCGTTACCAGTGCTAGCTTCGGAAGCCAAACAAGTCATCCAAATTATCGAAGCTGCTGTTCAAAGCCATAGAGAAAAAAGAATTATTGATTTATGAAAAATTTTCTAGTCATTTTTGGTTTACTTTCTTTTTTGAGTCTTTCAGCTCAAGAGAAATTCGTATCAAACGTTTGGGTGTCCGATAATGGAGATGGTACATATACCAATCCAATCTTACATTCAGACTTTTCAGATCCAGATGTCGTAAGAGTTGGAGAGGATTACTATATGACCGCTTCTTCTTTTACCTGCTCACCAAGTTTGCCAATATTACATTCTAAAGATTTAGTGAATTGGGAATTGGTAAATTATGCACTTCCAAAACAAGTTCCACTGGATGTTTTTAATAGACCACAACATGGCAATGGCGTTTGGGCACCTTGTATTCGATTTCATAATGAAGAATATTACATCTATTATCCAGATCCAGATTTTGGGATCTATATGATAAAAACCAAAGACCCAAAAGGAACTTGGTCAGAACCCATTTTAGTAAAAGGAGGAAAAGGTCTTATTGACCCAACACCACTTTGGGATGATGATGGTAAAGTATATTTAGCCTATGCTTTTGCAGGAAGTCGCGCAGGCATAAAAAGCTTATTGGTTATCGATACAATGAATGTGGAAGGCACCAAAACCAATGACGATGAGGTGATGATTATTGATGGTCATCAAGACGAATCGACCATTGAAGGCCCAAAATTTTATAAACGAAATGGGTACTATTACATTTTTGCACCAGCAGGTGGCGTTTCTACAGGTTGGCAAACTATTTTAAGATCTAAATCCGTTTTTGGACCTTATGAAAAAAAGAAAGTGTTGCATCAAGGTAATACAGACATTAATGGACCACATCAAGGTGCTTGGGTAACCACACAAACTGGTGAAGATTGGTTTTTTCATTTTCAAGATAAAGGTGCATATGGTCGTATTGTACATTTGCAACCCATGACGTGGAAAAATGATTGGCCAGTAATGGGAGTGGACCAAAATAATGATGGCATTGGAGAGCCTGTTGCCAAATTCAAAAAACCGAATGTTGGCAAAACACATTCAATCGTTACACCGCCAGACTCAGATGAATTTAACCAACCCAAG
It contains:
- a CDS encoding glycoside hydrolase 43 family protein, producing the protein MKNFLVIFGLLSFLSLSAQEKFVSNVWVSDNGDGTYTNPILHSDFSDPDVVRVGEDYYMTASSFTCSPSLPILHSKDLVNWELVNYALPKQVPLDVFNRPQHGNGVWAPCIRFHNEEYYIYYPDPDFGIYMIKTKDPKGTWSEPILVKGGKGLIDPTPLWDDDGKVYLAYAFAGSRAGIKSLLVIDTMNVEGTKTNDDEVMIIDGHQDESTIEGPKFYKRNGYYYIFAPAGGVSTGWQTILRSKSVFGPYEKKKVLHQGNTDINGPHQGAWVTTQTGEDWFFHFQDKGAYGRIVHLQPMTWKNDWPVMGVDQNNDGIGEPVAKFKKPNVGKTHSIVTPPDSDEFNQPKLGLQWQWQANPEVYYGFPTSLGHFTMYCRPKPEDAVNLHPVPNLLLQKFPAEEFTATTKLTFNARHDNEEVGFLIMGLDYSYIRLKQEEGNLFLSQVICEDDDKNKAETETDKTRIDTNTVYLKVKVSKGAICEFFYSLDNKTFKSIGTKFKAREGKWIGSKIGFLALREGVTNDAGSLDIDWIRFSK